The Neomonachus schauinslandi chromosome 11, ASM220157v2, whole genome shotgun sequence genome contains a region encoding:
- the LOC110576143 gene encoding LOW QUALITY PROTEIN: olfactory receptor 10W1 (The sequence of the model RefSeq protein was modified relative to this genomic sequence to represent the inferred CDS: inserted 1 base in 1 codon), producing MIWGNHSLLMEFVFLAYPSQPELRVLSFLGVSLVYTLIISGNVLIIVAIQTEARLHTSMYYFLGSLSGVEICYTAVVVPHILANILQSEKTITLLGCATQMIFFIGLGSADCFLLASVAYDRYVTIGHPLQYPLTMTLTLCVRLVVASVVIGLFLSIQLVAFIFSLPFCWAQSIEHFFCDVPPVMHLVCANSHIHEQSVXVAATLAIAMPFFFIATSYVFIVAAVLKIHSAAGRHQAFSTCSSHLSVVLLQYGCCAFTYLRPNSIYYPKQDQFISLVYTLGTPMLNPLTYTPRNSEMKGILGRVLTRNCLSHNK from the exons ATGATCTGGGGAAATCATTCACTGCTGATGGAATTTGTGTTCCTGGCCTATCCCTCCCAACCAGAGCTCCGTGTCTTATCCTTCCTTGGAGTCAGCCTAGTTTATACCTTGATTATCAGTGGGAATGTCCTAATTATAGTGGCCATCCAGACAGAAGCCCGTCTACACACATCCATGTACTATTTCTTGGGCAGCCTCTCAGGAGTGGAAATATGCTACACTGCTGTGGTGGTgccccacatcctggccaacatccTACAGTCAGAGAAGACCATCACCCTCCTGGGCTGTGCCACTCAGATGATCTTCTTCATCGGGCTTGGCAGTGCTGATTGCTTCCTCTTGGCCTCCGTGGCCTATGACCGGTATGTTACCATCGGCCACCCCTTGCAGTACCCTCTCACCATGACTTTAACTCTCTGTGTCCGCTTAGTCGTGGCCTCTGTGGTCATCGGCTTGTTCCTGTCCATACAACTGGTGGCCTTCATCTTCTCTCTGCCATTCTGCTGGGCTCAGAGTATCGAGCACTTCTTTTGTGATGTGCCACCCGTGATGCATCTTGTTTGTGCCAACAGCCACATCCATGAGCAGTCAG CTGTGGCAGCCACACTGGCCATTGCCATGCCCTTCTTCTTCATTGCCACCTCCTATGTCTTCATCGTTGCTGCCGTGCTCAAGATCCACTCCGCAGCGGGGCGTCACCAGGccttctccacctgctcctcCCATCTTTCTGTGGTCCTGCTGCAGTATGGCTGTTGCGCCTTCACGTACCTGCGCCCCAACTCCATCTACTACCCTAAGCAAGATCAGTTCATCTCCCTGGTGTACACATTGGGAACCCCAATGCTCAACCCACTTACCTACACCCCGAGGAACAGTGAAATGAAGGGGATTCTGGGGAGAGTTCTTACCAGGAATTGCCTCTCCCATAACAAATAG
- the LOC110576141 gene encoding olfactory receptor 10Q1 → MFARSPVLNQSGPTEFVFRVFTTVPEFQALLFLLFLLLYLMILCGNTAIIWVVCTHSSLRTAMYFFLCNLSSLEICYTSLVVPLMLSNILGARKPIPLAGCGAQMFLFVSLGSADCFLLAIMAYDRYVAICHPLHYTLIMTQKLCVQMVVCAVGLALLLSLQLTALIFTLPFCGHRREINHFLCDVPPVLRLACADIRVHQAVLYVVSILVLTVPFLLICVSYVFIASAILRIRSAAGRRRAFSTSSSHLTVVLLQYGCCSLVYLRPRSSTSEDEDRQIALVYTFVTPLLNPLIYTLRNQDVKGALRNAVLGKAASDAN, encoded by the coding sequence ATGTTTGCTAGAAGCCCTGTCCTCAATCAGTCCGGCCCCACTGAGTTCGTGTTCCGCGTGTTCACCACGGTCCCTGAATTCCAggcccttctcttcctcctcttcctcctcctctactTGATGATCCTCTGTGGCAACACAGCCATCATCTGGGTGGTGTGCACACACAGCTCGCTCCGCACCGCGATGTACTTCTTCCTGTGCAACCTGTCTTCCCTGGAAATCTGCTACACCTCGTTAGTGGTGCCTTTGATGCTTTCTAACATTTTGGGAGCCCGGAAGCCCATTCCACTGGCTGGCTGTGGGGCCCAAATGTTCCTTTTTGTCAGCCTTGGCAGCGCTGACTGTTTTCTCTTGGCAATCATGGCATacgaccgctatgtggccatctgcCACCCACTGCACTACACCCTCATCATGACCCAGAAGCTGTGCGTCCAGATGGTGGTGTGCGCCGTGGGGCTGGCgctgctcctctccctgcagctcaCAGCCTTAATCTTCACCCTGCCCTTCTGCGGGCACCGCCGGGAAATCAACCACTTCCTCTGCGACGTGCCCCCGGTCCTGCGGCTGGCCTGCGCTGACATCCGCGTGCACCAGGCCGTCCTCTACGTGGTGAGCATCCTCGTGCTGACCGTCCCCTTCCTGCTTATCTGTGTCTCCTATGTGTTCATCGCCTCGGCCATCCTGCGCATCCGCTCGGCCGCCGGCCGCCGCCGGGCCTTCTCCACCAGCTCGTCGCACCTCACCGTGGTCCTGCTGCAGTATGGCTGTTGCAGCCTGGTCTACCTGCGTCCCCGCTCCAGCACCTCAGAGGACGAGGACCGCCAAATCGCCCTGGTCTACACCTTCGTCACCCCCCTCCTCAACCCGCTGATTTACACCCTTAGGAACCAGGATGTCAAAGGTGCCCTGAGGAATGCCGTCCTCGGTAAAGCAGCCTCTGACGCCAATTGA
- the LOC110576140 gene encoding LOW QUALITY PROTEIN: olfactory receptor 1S1 (The sequence of the model RefSeq protein was modified relative to this genomic sequence to represent the inferred CDS: substituted 1 base at 1 genomic stop codon): MHQANRTTISEFLLLELSNQAEQQKLLFVLFLGMYLVTVVGNGLIILAIGLDSYLHTPMXLFIANLSFADISSISTSVPKMLMNIQTKPQSISYESCITQMYFSIVFVVVDNFLFGVMAYDRFVAICHPLNYVTIMQPRLCVLLTVIPWVLSNTVALTHTLLPLPLLFCDSNTLPHFFCDLAPLLKLSCLDTRINELVLFFLGSSVVIFPSALILFSYVCIVRAVLRISSTEGKRKAFSTCGSHLTVVLLFYGTIVGVYFFPSSTHPNDGDKIGAVLFTVVTPMMNPFIYSLRNKDMKGALRKLISRKRFLPLMR, from the coding sequence ATGCATCAAGCAAATCGAACCACTATCTCTGAGTTCCTCCTTCTGGAACTCTCCAACCAGGCTGAGCAGCAGAAGCTCCTCTTTGTGCTTTTCCTGGGTATGTACCTTGTCACTGTGGTTGGGAATGGGCTCATCATTCTGGCCATCGGCTTGGATTCTTACCTTCACACCCCCATGTAGCTCTTCATTGCCAATCTGTCCTTTGCTGATATTTCCTCCATATCCACCTCAGTCCCCAAGATGCTGATGAATATTCAGACCAAGCCTCAATCCATCTCCTATGAGAGCTGCATTACACAGATGTACTTTTCtattgtctttgttgttgttgacaaTTTCCTCTTCGGAGTCATGGCCTATGACCGTTTTGTGGCTATCTGCCACCCTCTGAACTATGTGACCATCATGCAACCCAGGCTCTGCGTTTTGCTCACAGTCATTCCGTGGGTCCTCAGTAACACTGTTGCCCTAACACAcacccttctgcccctcccactgctcttcTGTGACAGCAACACTCTCCCACACTTCTTCTGCGACTTGGCTCCTCTGCTCAAACTGTCCTGCTTAGACACAAGGATCAATGAACTCGTGTTGTTTTTCCTGGGCTCATCAGTTGtcatcttcccctctgccctcatCCTCTTCTCCTACGTCTGCATTGTCAGGGCTGTCTTGAGAATCTCATCCACAGAGGGAAAGCGGAAAGCCTTCTCTACCTGCGGCTCTCACCTGACAGTTGTATTACTCTTCTACGGGACCATTGTAGGGGTTTACTTCTTCCCCTCATCCACTCACCCCAATGACGGAGATAAGATTGGTGCAGTGCTATTCACTGTGGTGACACCCATGATGAACCCCTTCATCTATAGCCTGAGGAACAAGGACATGAAAGGTGCCCTAAGAAAGCTCATCAGTAGGAAACGGTTTCTCCCTTTGATGCGCTAG